A genomic window from Acidimicrobiales bacterium includes:
- the larE gene encoding ATP-dependent sacrificial sulfur transferase LarE: protein MDTARAREADVPEDLERLAAVLRRYGRLVVAFSGGADSSLLAYVASTTLGREAVLCATADSPSLAAEERAEVLELAAEWGLRHVLVETDELDNPAYVANGLDRCYHCKRELLDVLGPLAKAEGARVALGVNLDDLAEHRPGQRAAAERGAVFPLVEAGLSKAAVRELSRRLSLRTWDKPAAACLASRVPHGTPVTLGVLEAVGRAESALRRLGFSELRVRHHGECARLELGPSELERALELREEIVAGVRAAGYRFVALDLEGFRSGSLTRAALEAARARAR, encoded by the coding sequence GTGGACACGGCCCGAGCCCGCGAGGCCGACGTGCCGGAGGACCTCGAGCGCCTCGCCGCCGTGCTCCGGCGGTACGGGCGCCTCGTCGTCGCCTTCTCGGGTGGGGCCGACTCGTCGCTCCTCGCCTACGTGGCGAGCACCACGCTCGGGCGCGAGGCCGTCCTGTGCGCCACGGCGGACTCCCCCTCGCTCGCCGCAGAGGAGCGGGCCGAGGTCCTCGAGCTCGCAGCCGAGTGGGGGCTGCGCCACGTCCTCGTCGAGACCGACGAGCTCGACAACCCCGCCTACGTGGCCAACGGCCTCGACCGCTGCTACCACTGCAAGCGCGAGCTCCTCGACGTCCTCGGGCCGCTCGCGAAGGCCGAGGGCGCGCGCGTCGCCCTCGGCGTGAACCTCGACGACCTCGCGGAGCACCGGCCTGGCCAGCGCGCCGCGGCGGAGCGCGGCGCTGTCTTCCCCCTCGTCGAGGCGGGGCTCTCGAAGGCGGCCGTGCGCGAGCTGTCACGCCGGCTCTCGCTGCGCACGTGGGACAAGCCGGCGGCAGCCTGCCTCGCCTCGCGCGTACCGCACGGCACCCCCGTCACCCTGGGCGTGCTCGAGGCCGTGGGGCGCGCCGAGTCGGCGCTGCGTCGCCTCGGGTTCTCGGAGCTGCGGGTGCGCCACCACGGCGAGTGCGCCCGCCTCGAGCTCGGTCCCAGCGAGCTCGAACGCGCTCTCGAGCTTCGCGAGGAGATCGTCGCCGGCGTGCGCGCCGCCGGCTACCGCTTCGTCGCGCTCGACCTCGAGGGGTTCCGATCGGGGAGCCTCACGCGCGCCGCGCTCGAGGCGGCTCGAGCGAGGGCACGGTGA